The proteins below are encoded in one region of Buteo buteo chromosome 22, bButBut1.hap1.1, whole genome shotgun sequence:
- the BMP15 gene encoding bone morphogenetic protein 15 — protein MALLHAFTSLLLLLLAVLLSRAANRSLLPPGSLPAVPPLPLLQALQMQAPDSWDWRAGPASGQPLRYMLNLYRRAADREGRPRRGRSLGTNTVRLVQAGSHGGQPWAGRWYVQPLTYRLEGQPDAEHLLRATVVYLPSLSLARGRLFCALELLTTGEAPAALLSPAARPRHGWAEVDVTPYLVLGNGSAVSLVLQHVCVRAGRAGGRDAPVAPSHPFLLLYLNDTQAGLAPPAAEPHRHRRDTGTLAHDLPSYLREQGGEKSDCSLRPFPVSFAQLGWDHWIIAPHRYNPRYCKGACPRLLRYDYHAPNHAVVQSFVHQLVDANVPRPSCVPYRYSPISVLMIERDGGILYKEYENMIAESCTCR, from the exons ATGGCTTTGCTCCATGCCTtcaccagcctcctcctcctcctcctcgctgtGCTCCTTTCCCGGGCTGCAAACCGGTCTCTGCTGCCCCCCGGCTCCCTGCCTGCCgtcccccccctgccccttctgCAGGCCCTGCAAATGCAGGCACCAGACAGCTGGGACTGGCGAGCGGGGCCAGCAAGCGGGCAGCCCCTGCGCTACATGCTGAACCTGTACCGGCGTGCCGCTGACCGTGAAGGGCGACCCCGCCGTGGCCGCAGCCTTGGCACCAACACAGTCCGCCTGGTCCAGGCCGGTTCCCATGGGGGTCAGCCCTGGGCAG GTCGCTGGTACGTGCAGCCCCTCACCTACCGCCTGGAGGGCCAGCCTGATGCCGAGCACCTCCTCCGAGCCACTGTGGTCTACCTGCCCAGCCTGTCGCTGGCCCGTGGTCGCCTTTTCTGTGCCCTGGAGCTGCTGACCACCGGTGAGgcacctgcagctctgctcagccctgctgcccgTCCCCGCCACGGCTGGGCCGAAGTGGACGTCACCCCCTACCTGGTGCTGGGGAATGGCAGTGCAGTAAGCCTGGTGCTGCAGCATGTCTGTGTGCGTGCCGGTCGGGCAGGGGGCCGCGATGCCCCAGTGGCCCCCAgccaccccttcctcctcctctaccTCAACGACACCCAGGCTGGCCTGGCACCTCCAGCGGCAGAGCCCCACCGGCACCGGCGTGACACAGGGACGCTGGCCCATGACCTGCCCAGCTACCTgcgggagcagggaggggagaagagtgACTGTTCCCTGCGCCCCTTCCCTGTCAGCTTtgcccagctgggctgggaccaCTGGATCATTGCTCCCCACCGCTACAACCCGCGTTACTGCAAGGGTGCCTGTCCCCGCCTGCTCCGCTACGACTACCATGCACCCAACCATGCCGTGGTGCAGAGCTTCGTCCATCAGCTGGTGGATGCCAACGTGCCCCGGCCCTCCTGCGTCCCCTACCGCTACAGCCCCATCAGTGTCCTCATGATCGAGCGCGACGGTGGCATCCTCTACAAGGAGTATGAGAACATGATCGCTGAGTCCTGTACCTGCCGGTAA